A stretch of the Capsicum annuum cultivar UCD-10X-F1 chromosome 10, UCD10Xv1.1, whole genome shotgun sequence genome encodes the following:
- the LOC107844752 gene encoding uncharacterized protein LOC107844752 — MNPRVDKVVRRTTMVATVTASYFLLTADYGAEPNVLDPIKNAILSAEHSLKESIFGSKKDVLEHDAEKSAPSVLEKHQKSGG, encoded by the exons ATGAACCCAAGAGTTGATAAAGTGGTGAGAAGGACAACGATGGTGGCTACTGTTACTGCTTCTTATTTCCTTCTTACTGCTGATTATGGCGCTGAACCTAATGTTCTCGACCCg ATTAAAAATGCAATACTCTCAGCAGAACATTCTCTCAAAGAGTCAATCTTTGGATCAAAGAAGGATGTTCTAGAACACGATGCTGAGAAATCGGCCCCTAGTGTTTTGGAGAAACATCAAAAGTCTGGTGGCTAA